From the genome of Bradyrhizobium elkanii USDA 76, one region includes:
- a CDS encoding DUF4910 domain-containing protein, whose amino-acid sequence MTHQEDGVSAADDGTSSGAKIFALAQRIYPICRSITGNGVRQTLREIGAHIPLDVHEVPTGTPVLDWVVPREWNIRDAYIKDPRGRKVVDLNESNLHVMSYSVPVCRTMSLDELKSHIFTLPDQPDLIPYRTSYYQENWAFCMAHRQLEQLRDNTYEVVIDSTLADGHLTYGEYFHLGESDDEVLLSAHVCHPSLANDNCSGLALLAELASRISQMRTRYSYRFLFAPGTIGAITWLARNEHRVSRIKHGLVVSMVGDGAGPTYKKSRQGDAEIDRAMMHTLQHCKLTPTILEFSPYGYDERQYCSPGFNLPVGLFQRSRFGAISQYHTSADDLSFIRPEHLGDSFRIISEVIDLLEGNRSYYNTSPRGEPQLGRRGLYGAIGGDKDAAAANMAMLWILNLSDGHHSLLDIARRADLPFPIILKTAKVLERHELLAPVW is encoded by the coding sequence TTGACACACCAGGAGGACGGCGTGTCGGCGGCAGACGATGGCACGAGTTCAGGCGCAAAGATCTTTGCGCTTGCGCAAAGGATCTACCCGATCTGCCGCAGCATCACCGGTAACGGTGTGCGGCAGACCCTTCGGGAGATCGGCGCGCACATCCCCCTTGATGTCCACGAGGTGCCGACCGGTACACCCGTTCTCGACTGGGTCGTGCCGCGTGAGTGGAACATCCGGGACGCGTACATCAAGGACCCGCGGGGCCGGAAGGTCGTCGATCTCAACGAATCGAACCTGCATGTGATGAGCTACAGCGTGCCGGTGTGTCGCACCATGTCGCTGGACGAGCTTAAGTCCCACATCTTCACATTGCCCGATCAGCCGGACCTGATCCCGTACCGAACGTCTTACTACCAGGAAAACTGGGCTTTCTGCATGGCCCACCGACAGTTGGAGCAACTGCGGGACAATACCTACGAGGTCGTGATCGACTCGACCCTCGCCGACGGGCATTTGACCTATGGTGAGTATTTTCACCTGGGAGAGTCGGACGACGAGGTGCTTCTATCGGCGCATGTTTGCCATCCCTCGCTTGCCAATGACAACTGTTCGGGCCTGGCCTTGCTTGCGGAGCTTGCAAGCCGCATCTCCCAGATGCGAACGCGATACAGCTATCGGTTTCTCTTTGCGCCAGGAACGATTGGCGCGATCACCTGGCTTGCCCGCAACGAGCATCGTGTGTCTCGCATCAAGCATGGCCTCGTGGTATCAATGGTCGGAGACGGCGCTGGTCCGACATACAAGAAGAGCAGGCAGGGCGATGCCGAAATCGACCGTGCAATGATGCACACGCTGCAGCATTGCAAGCTGACGCCGACGATATTGGAGTTTTCGCCCTACGGCTATGATGAGCGGCAATACTGTTCGCCGGGGTTCAACCTGCCGGTGGGATTGTTTCAGCGCAGCCGCTTCGGTGCTATCTCCCAGTATCACACCTCGGCCGACGACCTGAGCTTCATTCGGCCGGAGCACCTCGGGGACTCCTTCCGCATCATTTCCGAAGTCATCGACCTGCTCGAAGGCAACCGCAGCTACTATAACACGTCGCCGAGGGGCGAACCGCAGCTGGGTAGACGCGGACTCTATGGTGCGATCGGCGGCGACAAGGACGCCGCCGCAGCCAACATGGCGATGCTGTGGATTCTAAATCTGTC